DNA from Rosa rugosa chromosome 6, drRosRugo1.1, whole genome shotgun sequence:
ACATCCACAGATAACCCACCTTGTTCCATGGCAAATTCTACACAAATTCAACCTAAACACTCAGGAATTTTGAActataaaatcaatcaaaacaaaaccctCTTTACTACCTTAAACCCAATACcctaaaatataaaaattaaacCCATTCAACGAGAACGGAATAACATACTGTGTAAAAACGGGAACAGATTATTGTTGACGAATCTAGAAGCTTCCGGTCCGCCGTGACCGTCATACACGCCGACGTACGTGGCAGAGGGAGAGGTAAACACCTGTCCCTGATCCTCAAGGCTCGAATTGGTCTGAACCACAGCGATCGAGTAGTCACCGGAGGCGTGAGGCTTCAAGTCAGTATGCCAAAGCAACCCATCACCGCCGCCGGACCCAAGTCTCAACCCAAGTCGCTTATGCAGATCCAAAATGACACCATCTCTGCCACCAAAGCTGCTCTGAATCCCGTACGCACCAACATCATCATGCCCAGAAGCACAAGCAGAAAAAGGTCCTCTCTTTCTTTGCATCTGCTGCTTTTGATATGGAGGTTTCGCGGACGAGAACCGCC
Protein-coding regions in this window:
- the LOC133713594 gene encoding probable protein phosphatase 2C 63, producing MQRKRGPFSACASGHDDVGAYGIQSSFGGRDGVILDLHKRLGLRLGSGGGDGLLWHTDLKPHASGDYSIAVVQTNSSLEDQGQVFTSPSATYVGVYDGHGGPEASRFVNNNLFPFLHKFAMEQGGLSVDVIKKAFSATEEEFCVW